In one Nicotiana sylvestris chromosome 8, ASM39365v2, whole genome shotgun sequence genomic region, the following are encoded:
- the LOC138874725 gene encoding uncharacterized protein: MLHLLQNKGLFFGTQLEDPQQHLKNFQSICKTQRQPNVTPEAIRLLLFPFSVIGAAQVWLNSLPINSIATWDELVKQFHNKFHPPNKTAQQIDEIVSFKQKPIETLHETWGRFKGVLVMCPHHGIPEQMLGQQFYMGLSDGLKNIIDASAGGAFLSKTWSEGQSLLDKMAQNSGWTSRNAPITPVVHSVPLDPSNTMAENMATLLTQMSILTKKVEESGQKQQVHIVDTTNGGLCTSCISQPIGNPWNTELDHHQQHPEDMNYVANYGGQRQGNQNWGQQTQQQYRPPQPQYNAGNMGGMRPPNNMALYPRPQGYNNQQQGYHPLQ; the protein is encoded by the coding sequence ATGTTGCACTtgctgcaaaacaagggactctTCTTTGGGACACAACTTGAAGATCCTCAGCAACACCTGAAGAACTTCCAGTCAATCTGCAAGACCCAGAGGCAGCCCAATGTCACTCCAGAGGCTATCAGGCTATTATTGTTCCCATTCTCGGTGATAGGAGCTGCACAGGtgtggctaaactcactccccataaattCTATAGCAACGtgggatgagttagtcaagcAGTTTCATAACaagtttcatccacccaacaaaactgcccaacaaattgatgagatcgTGAGCTTCAAGCAGAAACCGATAgagacactgcatgaaacatgggGCAGGTTCAAAGGAGTGTTGGTTATGTGTCCACATCATGGTATTCCAGAACAGATGTTGGGACAACAATTTTATATGGGACTGTCAGATGGGTTGAAGAATATTATAGATGCCTCAGCTGGTGGGGCATTCCTGAGCAAGACATGGAGTGAAGGTCAGAGTTTACTAGATAAAATGGcacagaattcgggatggacatcCAGGAATGCACCCATCACTCCAGTGGTGCACTCCGTGCCTCTTGATCCTTCAAACactatggctgaaaatatggcgACTCTCTTGACACAAATGAGCAttctcaccaaaaaggtggaggaaTCAGGGCAAAAACAGCAGGTACACatagtagatactaccaatgggggcctgtgcacatcttgcattagtcagccaattggtaatcCTTGGAATACAGAGCTTGATCATCATCAGCAGCACCCTGAAGATATGAACTATGTTGCTAACTATGGGGGTCAGAGACAGGGAAATCAGAACTGGGGTCAGCAGACTCAGCAGCAGTACAGACCACCTCAGCCACAATATAACGCcggaaacatgggaggtatgagaccccccAACAACATGGCATTGTATCCTAGACCACAGGGGTACAACAATCAGCAGCAGGGGTACCACCCTCTTCAGTAG